Proteins found in one Thermotoga sp. genomic segment:
- the priA gene encoding primosomal protein N', with protein MHYEVAISGTRKTICVFSEETLEPGERVWINWRGNTVKCYVLGSSTSWGDSFTVKERDGKSFLSEKHVEIAKWVSRRFGSPIGMVFDLFFPPGLDDYRTEKVVSQSPLLDFEEMTLSDFVKSRGEKTLKEMLKRGLVKLEKGFYIKEPRPRLKKRVFLRASISGLLQKPLTLKQKMVVEYLQFNNGAPLEDLLKDLEISKSVIEALQEKGIIEVLHQDVPPKKRLHRTTFEGELSSTNLFFGPAGSGKTEALLELAGDYSRKGTVLFLVPEVSILMHLLSRLKGLFPRMKTGIYHSYLPKARKNLEWYRAVEGKIDVLLGTRSAVFVPIKNLSLVIVDEEHDESLYQYSSPSYDAVEVAREISKIFGVPLVLSSATPDLKTYREVKEGKIKMFSFVRKHADISIEVVDMREEEKIGSFAKRTLDRMEETLKKGRRVLVYVRRKGYWGRVQCETCGYVLKCKDCDVSLVYHLDSNSLKCHQCGREYKLLEGCPICGGRLSGRGAGTEKIERELQRYFPDRRVKRIDREVVEDIMEVENYINKLISGEIDILVGTRMITKSFDVPEIGLVCVLDVDSLIFLPDFSASLRAFQLIVQVFGRASRRGTGKAVLQTYNPDEEVIVRAIKEDVEGFYGKELERRKILGYPPYRHLIHVALRSKDPDQGKKLLMTLKESLAGEEVLGPVEHWVFKLKGFYRHHLVVKTSDAEATLSKVEKFSRVLGLNPVVLVDPPSLEIPD; from the coding sequence ATGCACTACGAGGTGGCGATATCGGGGACAAGAAAGACGATCTGTGTTTTCTCGGAAGAAACACTGGAGCCAGGTGAGAGAGTTTGGATCAACTGGAGAGGAAATACGGTGAAATGCTATGTACTGGGATCGTCCACATCCTGGGGAGATTCCTTCACTGTGAAGGAAAGAGATGGAAAAAGCTTTTTGAGTGAAAAGCATGTAGAGATAGCAAAATGGGTATCGAGAAGATTCGGTTCACCGATAGGCATGGTGTTCGATCTCTTCTTTCCCCCGGGGCTCGACGATTACAGAACAGAAAAAGTGGTCTCACAAAGTCCCTTACTCGATTTTGAAGAAATGACGCTTTCCGATTTTGTGAAATCCAGGGGAGAGAAAACTTTAAAAGAGATGTTGAAAAGGGGACTTGTGAAACTCGAAAAGGGCTTCTACATAAAAGAACCCAGACCGCGCTTGAAAAAAAGAGTTTTCCTAAGAGCATCCATCTCAGGGCTGCTTCAAAAACCACTAACGCTGAAACAAAAGATGGTTGTAGAGTACCTTCAATTCAACAACGGAGCACCTCTAGAGGACCTTCTGAAAGATCTGGAAATCTCGAAGAGCGTGATCGAGGCTCTCCAGGAAAAGGGGATAATAGAAGTGTTGCATCAAGATGTTCCACCGAAGAAGAGGCTCCATCGAACAACTTTTGAAGGAGAGCTTTCTAGCACGAACCTCTTTTTTGGACCTGCAGGAAGCGGAAAGACCGAAGCGTTGCTCGAACTTGCTGGTGATTATTCCAGAAAGGGAACCGTTCTGTTTCTGGTGCCTGAGGTTTCCATCCTCATGCATTTGCTTTCTCGCTTGAAGGGGCTGTTTCCGAGGATGAAAACGGGTATATATCACAGCTACCTTCCGAAGGCAAGGAAGAACCTGGAATGGTACAGGGCCGTTGAAGGAAAGATCGATGTCTTGCTTGGCACAAGGAGTGCTGTGTTTGTTCCGATCAAAAACCTCTCCCTGGTAATAGTTGACGAAGAACACGATGAGAGTCTTTATCAGTACTCTTCTCCCTCCTACGATGCTGTTGAGGTGGCAAGGGAGATCTCCAAAATATTTGGAGTTCCTCTGGTGTTGTCTTCTGCTACCCCAGATTTGAAGACCTACAGAGAGGTAAAAGAGGGGAAGATCAAAATGTTCAGCTTCGTAAGAAAACACGCGGACATATCGATAGAGGTCGTTGACATGAGGGAGGAAGAGAAAATAGGCAGCTTCGCGAAGAGAACTCTCGATCGAATGGAAGAAACCTTGAAGAAGGGACGAAGAGTACTCGTTTATGTGAGGAGAAAGGGATACTGGGGAAGGGTTCAGTGCGAAACCTGTGGCTATGTTTTGAAGTGTAAGGACTGTGACGTGTCCCTTGTTTATCACTTGGATTCCAATTCCTTGAAGTGTCATCAGTGTGGAAGGGAGTACAAGCTTTTAGAGGGATGCCCTATCTGTGGTGGAAGACTCTCCGGGCGAGGAGCCGGCACAGAGAAAATTGAGCGGGAGTTGCAGAGGTATTTTCCGGATAGGAGGGTGAAGAGAATAGACCGAGAGGTTGTCGAGGACATCATGGAGGTGGAAAATTACATAAACAAGTTGATCTCCGGGGAGATAGATATTCTTGTTGGAACCAGGATGATAACGAAGAGTTTTGATGTACCGGAAATCGGTCTTGTGTGTGTGCTGGATGTCGACTCTCTTATCTTCTTGCCGGACTTTTCGGCTTCGTTAAGGGCGTTTCAGTTGATTGTACAGGTGTTCGGAAGAGCGTCCAGAAGGGGAACGGGAAAAGCCGTTCTTCAAACCTACAATCCGGACGAAGAGGTGATCGTGAGGGCAATAAAAGAAGACGTGGAAGGGTTCTACGGAAAGGAACTCGAAAGAAGGAAAATTTTGGGCTATCCTCCCTACAGACACCTGATCCATGTTGCGCTGAGATCGAAGGATCCAGACCAGGGAAAGAAACTCTTGATGACTCTGAAGGAATCCCTCGCCGGTGAAGAAGTTCTTGGTCCTGTTGAACACTGGGTCTTCAAATTGAAAGGGTTTTATCGGCATCATCTGGTGGTAAAAACGAGCGATGCGGAGGCGACTCTTTCAAAGGTAGAGAAGTTTTCAAGAGTGCTGGGATTAAATCCTGTAGTTTTGGTGGATCCACCTTCCCTGGAGATACCGGATTAA
- a CDS encoding YitT family protein codes for MIEKIREYVLSTLGTLVTAAGVTVFLIPNNIAAGGVSGLSMILHHLLPLPVGIWMYILNGLLFLIAFLTVGFDFSAKTIYCTFVFNFFVDLFDRLLPVPKYTGDDLFLAVSFGTLLTALGLAITFSQNSSTGGTDIIARILNKYFWISMGMGLLMVDFTIAALAGVAFSARAGMYALLGVILNGIMVDFMLRGIEQSSEVTIISEKSEEIKDFVLYELRRGATYVPAEGAYTGKERKILLVVVRRRELNELIRFIRKTDPRAFVIIKEVRQALGEGFKELEEL; via the coding sequence TTGATAGAAAAGATCAGGGAGTACGTTCTCAGTACTCTTGGTACTTTGGTCACCGCTGCTGGTGTGACGGTGTTCCTGATACCAAACAACATAGCTGCCGGTGGTGTAAGTGGCCTTTCGATGATACTTCACCACCTTCTTCCACTTCCAGTGGGAATCTGGATGTACATCCTGAACGGACTGCTCTTTCTTATTGCCTTTCTCACCGTGGGGTTCGACTTCAGCGCTAAGACGATTTACTGCACTTTTGTTTTCAACTTCTTCGTGGATCTGTTCGATCGCCTACTTCCTGTGCCTAAATACACGGGGGACGATCTGTTCCTCGCGGTCTCCTTCGGCACATTGCTCACTGCTCTGGGGCTTGCCATAACGTTTTCTCAGAATTCTTCCACGGGGGGGACGGACATCATTGCGAGGATCCTGAACAAGTACTTCTGGATCTCCATGGGGATGGGTCTGTTGATGGTGGACTTCACCATAGCGGCTTTGGCAGGCGTTGCGTTCAGTGCGAGGGCGGGAATGTACGCTCTACTCGGCGTGATATTAAACGGTATAATGGTGGACTTCATGTTGAGGGGAATAGAACAATCGAGTGAGGTAACCATCATTTCTGAAAAGTCAGAAGAGATAAAAGATTTCGTTCTCTACGAACTTCGGAGGGGGGCTACCTACGTTCCCGCGGAAGGAGCTTACACAGGTAAAGAAAGAAAGATACTGCTCGTGGTGGTCAGAAGGAGAGAATTGAACGAGTTGATCAGATTCATAAGGAAGACAGACCCGAGAGCTTTCGTTATAATCAAGGAAGTGAGACAGGCTCTGGGAGAGGGTTTCAAAGAACTGGAGGAACTGTAA
- a CDS encoding DUF89 domain-containing protein produces the protein MRYLRADERCLICSLRQAENLLRKTISSPEKRWVIFREIFRIMSEMRWGMKPLEVNGEVHRFIMEYVKEEDPFKEEKRRSNEIAQKIVEMFRAEISNSPDPVYSAAKLAVSGNLIDLGIPGWKIEDAFEKLHEAYERPFDRENFEEFRSALESASMLFYIADNTGEIVFDKFFIEIMKMQNPSLEVVVAVREKPIINDATIDDAKQIGLEEVATVISSGVEEPGVILDNATQEFRKMFFEADLVISKGQGNFEGLYEEERENFFFLLTAKCDFVAEILKVPVGGKVFVSSSSL, from the coding sequence ATGAGGTATCTGAGGGCGGATGAGAGGTGCCTGATATGCAGTCTCAGGCAGGCTGAGAATCTTCTGAGGAAAACCATCAGTTCCCCTGAGAAAAGATGGGTGATATTCCGGGAGATTTTCAGAATTATGAGCGAAATGAGGTGGGGAATGAAACCTCTAGAGGTCAACGGAGAGGTCCACAGGTTCATCATGGAGTACGTGAAGGAAGAAGATCCGTTCAAAGAAGAGAAGAGAAGATCGAATGAAATAGCTCAGAAGATCGTCGAGATGTTCAGGGCGGAGATTTCGAACTCTCCCGACCCTGTGTACTCCGCTGCGAAGCTGGCGGTCTCCGGGAATTTGATAGATCTTGGTATCCCGGGCTGGAAAATAGAGGACGCCTTTGAAAAACTGCATGAAGCTTATGAGAGACCTTTCGATAGGGAAAATTTTGAAGAGTTCAGAAGCGCTCTTGAGAGTGCTTCCATGCTTTTCTATATTGCGGACAATACTGGAGAGATCGTCTTCGATAAGTTCTTCATAGAGATCATGAAGATGCAGAACCCTTCGCTTGAGGTGGTGGTGGCCGTTCGCGAAAAGCCAATAATCAACGATGCCACCATTGACGATGCAAAGCAAATCGGGTTGGAAGAAGTTGCCACCGTGATCAGCTCTGGCGTGGAAGAACCTGGCGTAATCTTGGACAATGCCACGCAGGAGTTCAGGAAGATGTTTTTCGAGGCGGATCTCGTTATTTCCAAAGGTCAGGGAAATTTTGAAGGGCTTTACGAGGAAGAAAGAGAGAACTTCTTCTTCCTTCTGACCGCCAAGTGTGATTTCGTCGCAGAGATCCTGAAAGTCCCCGTAGGAGGAAAGGTGTTCGTTTCCTCTTCCTCCCTGTGA
- a CDS encoding acyl carrier protein, with protein MEREELLAKFVEIVSEKIGKDLETIDEEASFDELGFDSLDVIDLVMFFEDEFAIRIEDEELEGLRKVKDLIDLVSRKLEEVDDEVSEGG; from the coding sequence TTGGAGAGAGAAGAGCTTTTGGCAAAGTTCGTAGAGATAGTTTCGGAAAAGATAGGAAAGGACCTGGAGACGATCGATGAAGAAGCTTCCTTTGATGAGCTTGGTTTCGATTCACTTGACGTAATAGACCTTGTTATGTTCTTTGAGGATGAGTTCGCCATAAGAATAGAGGACGAAGAACTCGAAGGTCTTCGCAAGGTGAAGGATCTGATCGATCTTGTGAGCAGGAAACTGGAGGAGGTCGACGATGAGGTATCTGAGGGCGGATGA